In Actinomycetota bacterium, the following are encoded in one genomic region:
- the recA gene encoding recombinase RecA produces MDREKVLGITREQIERKYGKGSIMRLGEHPARMDVDVIPTGALALDIALGIGGIPRGRIVEIFGPEASGKTTLGLQIIAEAQKKGGLAAFIDAEHALDPTYAQNLGVDIDNLFISQPDTGEQALEIAEMLVRSGALDIVVVDSVAALVPRAEIEGEMGDAYVGLQARLMSQALRKLAGSISKSHTTAIFINQLREKIGVLFGNPEVTPGGRALKFYSSVRIDIRRIDSIKQGTEVMGNRVKVKVVKNKLAPPFKQAEFDILYGKGISHEGSILDLGTESGIVLKSGAWYTYNGERLGQGREGAKQYLREHPEIASQIEKQIREKLGLVERKTEKDKGN; encoded by the coding sequence TTGGATCGAGAAAAGGTTTTGGGTATCACCAGAGAACAGATCGAAAGGAAATATGGTAAGGGTTCAATAATGAGATTGGGAGAGCATCCGGCTCGAATGGACGTGGATGTAATCCCCACGGGTGCCCTTGCCCTGGATATCGCACTGGGAATTGGAGGTATCCCTAGGGGGAGGATAGTGGAAATATTCGGACCGGAGGCTTCTGGCAAGACCACCTTGGGTTTGCAAATCATAGCCGAGGCTCAGAAAAAAGGTGGATTGGCTGCCTTCATCGATGCCGAACACGCCCTAGATCCAACCTACGCTCAAAATTTAGGGGTGGACATCGATAACCTTTTCATCTCCCAACCAGATACGGGGGAACAAGCTCTGGAAATCGCAGAAATGCTCGTTCGAAGCGGAGCTTTAGATATAGTGGTTGTGGACTCCGTGGCCGCCCTCGTCCCTCGAGCTGAAATTGAGGGTGAGATGGGCGATGCCTACGTTGGTCTCCAAGCTCGGTTGATGTCCCAGGCTCTTCGAAAACTCGCAGGGTCCATAAGTAAATCCCACACCACAGCCATTTTCATTAACCAATTAAGGGAAAAGATAGGGGTACTCTTCGGCAACCCCGAGGTAACGCCCGGGGGGCGAGCTCTCAAATTTTATTCCTCGGTGAGGATCGATATCCGCAGGATCGATTCCATAAAACAGGGCACGGAGGTTATGGGCAACAGGGTCAAGGTCAAAGTCGTCAAGAATAAACTCGCACCCCCATTCAAGCAGGCGGAATTCGACATCCTTTATGGAAAAGGTATTTCTCACGAGGGAAGCATTTTAGATTTAGGGACCGAGAGTGGCATCGTCTTGAAGAGTGGGGCCTGGTATACCTACAATGGAGAGCGCTTGGGACAAGGGAGAGAAGGGGCAAAGCAATATCTACGAGAGCATCCTGAAATTGCTTCACAAATAGAGAAACAGATCAGGGAAAAATTAGGTCTCGTTGAAAGAAAGACCGAAAAGGACAAGGGAAATTAG